Within Helicobacteraceae bacterium, the genomic segment GCCTGAATGGAGACCTTGACGCTAGGCAGGGCGATTCTGTCTTTATCGGTTAAATCCTTGACCGATTTGACTTTAGGGTTGCTTGAGACAAATACGATCGGCGCGTCGTTTAGCGAGGCTAACGCTTTAACCTTGCCGTTTGTTTTATCCCAAAGCCGCACGAACGGAGCTACGCCGCCGCTGACTAGATCGGCGGTGCCGCTTAAAAGCGCGTCGTTTGCGGTGGAGCCGCCGCCGAACGTCGCCCATTCGACTTTGACGTCGCCAAGTCCCGCGCTTTTGGCGTGTTTTTCAATGAGCTTATGCTCTTCGACGACGATTAAGGGCAGATAGCCCAAACCATACTGCTTGCTGATAACAAGCGAACTTTTTTCGGCGGATAGATTCAGCGCAAGCGCAAAAAACGCCGCCGCGACAACAAGGATTCTCATTGCCGACCTCCTAATGTTGATTTTACAAAGCGAAATACTACACTTTTGTTGCTTAAAAAGCCAAGTTAATCGATTGTATTACTAATGATTTTAAGTTTTCGCGCGGTACAATTGCGTAAATCAACAAAAGGAACTACAATGGCGCTCAACATATTTTGGTTTCTGCCAACGGCTGGCGGCGACGGCAGGTATCTTGGCAAATCCTCGTCGGGGCGGCGATCGACAAACGCCTATCTGCGACAGATCGCGACTACGGCGGAACTGCTAGGTTACGACGGACTGCTTGTGCCAACCGGCAGCGGCAATCTCGATCCGATTGTTACCGCCGCGTCTTTGGCGACGGCGACTAGCCGCATCAAGTTGCTAGTCGCTCTACGCCATACCGCCACAGGCGGACCGACCGTATTCGCTAGGCAGAGCGCGACGCTCGACGAAGCGCTAAACGGGCGGCTAATCTACAATATCGTCCCGGGCGCGTGGCCCGACGATCGCCTGCGCGAAGGCGTAACGCAAAATCACGACGAGCGCTACGAATCCGCCGACGAGTTTTTTACGATATGGAAGCGGTTGCTGCTCGGAGAAAACGTAACCTTCAAGGGCAAATACTACCAAGTGGAGAACGCGGAAAATCTTTATTGGGGCGTTCAAAAACCATATCCCCCGCTGTTTTTTGGCGGCTCGTCTAACGCGGCGCACGATTTTGCCGCCAAGCATATCGACGTTTATCTCAGCTGGGGCGAACCGCCCGAAATGGCGGCGGAAAAGATCGCCGACGTGAAAAGACGCGCCGCCGCGTTAGGCAGAAGCGTGCGTTTTGGCTTTCGGCTGCAAGTTATTGTGCGCGAGAGCGAAAAAGAGGCGTGGGAAGCCGCCCAAAATCTGATTAGCCGTCTCGACGAAGAGACGATCAAAACGGCTCAAGCAAGGCAGCGCAGCTCCGATTCGATCGGGCAAAAACGCATTAGCGATCTGCATAACGGCGATCTAAGCAAGCTAGAAGTCAGCCCTAATCTGTGGGCGGGCGTAGGGTTGGTTAGAAGCGGCGCGGGAACGGCGCTTGTGGGCAGTCCCGAAATTGTGGCGGAGCGTATCAAAGAGTATGCGGCGCTTGGCGCGGATACGTTTGTCTTTAGCGGCTACCCGCACCTCGAAGAGTCGATCCGTTTCGCTGAACTCGTATTTCCGCTGCTTGAAAGAGAGTCTATTTTTGAGAGCGAGCAGGTCGTTACCGGCGGCGGTTTCGAGGTTGGGCAACGCTATCCGATCGCCGGAAAAGCGAGCAAAATAATCAACGCCGCGTAGCGCTAAGCAAAGGCGCGCTTGCGGCTTTTGCCTTTCCCGCGCCAATATATGCGCAATTTTCGTTAGATCGCCGTTCAATCTTACCGTCATACCCGCGCGCCCTATCATTCCAGCACGGAGCGATAGGGCGAGTTTACCGCCCGTAATCGCGAAGCAAAACGGATATCCATCTTTTTGATGATCGTTGTTGTGGGTTCTCACATTTTGTTAAGTCTAATGGAAATAGATTCCCGCTTGCCTGCGCGCCTAGCGCTCCTATCGGGGCGCTTCGCGGGAATAACGAAGGGTGGGAATGACAACCCTCTTTGTCATACCCGTGAAAACGGGTATCCATCTTTTTATGATTGTTATCATGGATTCCCGCCTTCGCGGGAATGACGAGAATGGGTTTTCCGCCTTCCTGCGCGCCTAGCGCTCCTGCCCCGCGCGGGGGGCATTGGGCGGGAAAGACGGGAAGGGCAAGTTGGCGTTGTTACGTCTCCTTACGCGGCGTTATTTTAGTTTTACAATCCAGTAGTCGGGATTGTCGGTAGAGCCGTGATGACCGGTTACATCGCCGTCGGTAGAGTAGCTATAACCAGCGATAATATAACCGTTGTCTTTTGTCTGTTGAATGGAAGTAGCGTAGTCATAGTCGCTACCGCCAAGCGATTTTTCCCATTCAATAGCGCCGTTTGGGTCTAGTTTTACGATCCAGTAGTCGGCGCTGCCTTGGTTTCCCGTTACATCGCCGTCGGTAGAGGCGCTATAGCCCGCGATAATATAACCGCCGTCGTTTGTCTGCTGGATGGAATAAGCCCAGTCATCGGCGCTGCCGCCAAGCGATATTTGCCATTCGATCGAAGGGGGAGACTTTTGCTTATTGTTGTCGTTTCCGCCTCCTCCGCCGCAACCCGC encodes:
- a CDS encoding LLM class flavin-dependent oxidoreductase, coding for MALNIFWFLPTAGGDGRYLGKSSSGRRSTNAYLRQIATTAELLGYDGLLVPTGSGNLDPIVTAASLATATSRIKLLVALRHTATGGPTVFARQSATLDEALNGRLIYNIVPGAWPDDRLREGVTQNHDERYESADEFFTIWKRLLLGENVTFKGKYYQVENAENLYWGVQKPYPPLFFGGSSNAAHDFAAKHIDVYLSWGEPPEMAAEKIADVKRRAAALGRSVRFGFRLQVIVRESEKEAWEAAQNLISRLDEETIKTAQARQRSSDSIGQKRISDLHNGDLSKLEVSPNLWAGVGLVRSGAGTALVGSPEIVAERIKEYAALGADTFVFSGYPHLEESIRFAELVFPLLERESIFESEQVVTGGGFEVGQRYPIAGKASKIINAA